From the Cohaesibacter intestini genome, one window contains:
- a CDS encoding TRAP transporter substrate-binding protein: MKLSTKLAMATALSFGILTSAASAADVTLRIQSHMAPESTQGKLLAKFVDDIEVMSEGSIKVEFFYSAALVKPSETFDAAATGILDCDMTNGSYQTGKNPAFQFVADTMGGYDTPMQYLAWINFGGGREAINELYAPYNMHFVGAQVGGQESLNSTKPLPNIGALKNFKFRSPPGLETEIFQSLGAKPVVMDFTEIFTALETGIVDGADASTLAQNTSLGVYDVAKHTTYPGFHSMSSDQLACRQDAWDGLSKGQQRIIETAHKKLMSDYVMITMIENGEAFAKMDDMGVSTYDWSAEDRAQFRSAAKTAWDAWAKKTPEAAKMVDSHKAFLKRIGLSK, from the coding sequence GTGAAACTATCAACTAAACTGGCGATGGCTACGGCACTCAGCTTCGGCATTCTTACGTCTGCGGCTAGCGCTGCAGATGTCACATTGCGAATCCAATCGCATATGGCGCCAGAATCAACACAGGGTAAACTGCTCGCCAAGTTCGTCGATGATATCGAAGTGATGTCTGAAGGCTCGATCAAGGTCGAATTCTTCTATTCGGCTGCTTTGGTAAAACCGTCTGAAACCTTTGACGCTGCTGCCACGGGTATTCTTGATTGTGATATGACCAACGGGTCTTATCAGACCGGTAAAAACCCGGCCTTCCAGTTTGTTGCCGATACAATGGGTGGCTATGACACCCCAATGCAATATTTGGCATGGATCAACTTTGGCGGCGGTCGCGAAGCGATCAATGAGCTTTATGCTCCATACAACATGCACTTCGTCGGTGCACAGGTTGGTGGTCAGGAATCCCTGAACTCAACCAAGCCATTGCCTAACATTGGTGCCCTCAAAAACTTCAAATTCCGCTCTCCTCCGGGCCTGGAAACAGAAATTTTCCAGTCTCTTGGCGCCAAGCCTGTGGTCATGGACTTCACCGAAATCTTTACCGCTCTCGAAACCGGTATTGTTGATGGTGCTGACGCTTCCACACTCGCTCAGAACACCTCCCTTGGTGTTTATGACGTAGCCAAGCACACCACCTATCCGGGCTTCCACTCCATGTCTTCTGACCAGCTGGCCTGCCGTCAGGATGCCTGGGATGGTCTGTCCAAAGGCCAGCAACGCATCATCGAAACCGCACATAAGAAGCTGATGTCTGACTATGTGATGATCACGATGATCGAAAACGGCGAAGCTTTTGCAAAAATGGACGATATGGGTGTCTCCACCTATGACTGGTCCGCAGAAGATCGTGCTCAGTTCCGCAGCGCTGCAAAAACCGCGTGGGATGCATGGGCCAAGAAAACGCCGGAAGCCGCCAAAATGGTTGATAGCCACAAAGCCTTCCTGAAACGCATCGGCCTGTCCAAATAA